A section of the Tepidanaerobacter syntrophicus genome encodes:
- the cas1b gene encoding type I-B CRISPR-associated endonuclease Cas1b, giving the protein MKKPVYIFSNGELKRKDNTLFFENEAGKKYIPVNGTSEIHIFGEVDINKRFLEFATTSEIILHFYNYYGYYAGTYYPREHLNSGHMILKQAEHYLDNEKRLELAKEFVIGASKNMRQAVRYYINRGKNLQDIENEINNLEQHIDECLQIDELMAIEGNIRQYYYDAFDEIIQKPEFSFVERTRRPPKNNLNTMISFGNSLMYTTCLSEIYKTHLDPRIGFLHATNFRRFTLNLDVSEIFKPIIVDRVIYTLLGRNIIKADDFEKTTDGLLMKENAKKAFVQEYEDKLNTTIKHRELGRNISYRRIIRMELYKLEKHLIGEEKYEAFIARW; this is encoded by the coding sequence GTGAAAAAACCTGTATACATATTTTCTAATGGAGAACTAAAAAGAAAAGATAATACATTGTTCTTCGAAAATGAAGCAGGCAAGAAATATATTCCAGTAAACGGCACGAGTGAAATTCACATTTTTGGAGAAGTAGATATAAACAAAAGGTTTCTTGAGTTTGCAACGACTTCAGAAATAATCTTACATTTTTACAATTATTATGGCTATTACGCTGGTACTTACTATCCAAGAGAACACTTAAATTCCGGGCATATGATTTTAAAACAAGCTGAGCACTATTTAGATAATGAAAAAAGACTGGAATTGGCAAAGGAATTTGTTATCGGGGCATCAAAAAATATGAGACAAGCGGTAAGGTATTATATTAATCGTGGCAAAAACTTACAAGATATTGAAAATGAGATAAATAATCTTGAACAGCACATTGATGAATGTTTGCAGATAGATGAATTAATGGCGATTGAAGGCAATATCAGACAATACTATTACGACGCTTTTGATGAAATAATACAAAAACCCGAATTTAGTTTTGTAGAACGAACCAGAAGACCACCAAAAAACAATCTTAATACCATGATAAGCTTTGGCAACTCACTCATGTATACTACGTGCCTTAGCGAAATATATAAAACACATCTTGATCCGCGAATAGGATTCTTGCACGCGACTAACTTTCGACGATTTACCTTAAATCTAGATGTATCAGAAATTTTCAAACCAATTATAGTGGACAGGGTAATTTATACTTTGCTGGGAAGGAACATCATAAAAGCTGATGATTTCGAGAAAACCACCGATGGATTGCTTATGAAAGAAAATGCCAAAAAGGCTTTTGTTCAAGAGTATGAAGACAAATTAAATACAACAATAAAGCACAGAGAATTAGGAAGAAATATTTCTTATCGGCGAATAATACGTATGGAGCTATACAAATTAGAAAAGCATCTTATCGGAGAAGAAAAATATGAAGCATTTATAGCAAGATGGTAA
- the cas4 gene encoding CRISPR-associated protein Cas4, producing the protein MSAEDVKINGTLIWYYCVCKREAWLIARSIVADQENEFIEIGRFINESSYQREKKEMQIGNIKLDILKMDNGQIVIGEVKKSSKFKLAARMQLLFYLSILKENGISARGELYFPEEKKREEVLLNEEALTELEQMKQDILKIIYLEQPPAARKIPFCKNCAYAEFCFA; encoded by the coding sequence ATGTCTGCAGAAGATGTTAAAATTAATGGCACACTGATTTGGTACTATTGTGTATGCAAGAGAGAAGCTTGGCTGATAGCTCGGAGCATCGTGGCTGACCAAGAAAATGAATTCATAGAGATTGGCAGATTTATTAATGAAAGTTCTTACCAGCGTGAAAAGAAAGAGATGCAGATAGGCAATATTAAACTTGATATACTAAAGATGGACAATGGACAGATTGTGATAGGTGAAGTAAAAAAGAGCAGTAAATTTAAGCTTGCAGCAAGAATGCAGCTGCTGTTTTATCTATCAATTTTGAAAGAAAATGGGATATCGGCAAGAGGCGAACTTTATTTTCCAGAGGAAAAAAAGCGCGAAGAAGTTTTGCTAAACGAAGAGGCGTTAACTGAACTTGAACAAATGAAACAAGATATCTTAAAAATCATATACCTAGAACAACCTCCCGCAGCTAGAAAAATTCCATTTTGTAAAAACTGTGCATATGCAGAATTTTGTTTTGCTTAA
- a CDS encoding CRISPR-associated helicase/endonuclease Cas3 yields the protein MYYAKPINGEKGSYYYHVSKVYETFENELKETLKYLTPLLNRCGETPEQYEQKMKIAILMHDFGKLNCNFQEVMRTIIRGEKVNKKYHFRHELLSFYYMLPFAGEWKKQKADFGYPLFAVISHHKQIDQRFDSFEREFNKKNWPLLSNEEIEYGCKLLDEYHGIRPQIPLNTESFPLTIKLILENIFSLLSMEERGAFKTISRYDLRLLYAIAKGQLQYCDWMASSEEEIRKYTLTQDELIQRLKKKLEEEGRTYVERPFHKKCAQAQGDVIAIAPTGSGKTEASLLWAAQFDSKKIIFCMPTKVTSNSIYERMKKYYFNPKVCGLSHSGANTYFALQENDALPSFTLLHGKALIPSVMVSTVDQILTSGFNSTLWGLKEYALINSTVIFDEIQSYDTFTLALITQTIKKIKTLGGRVMLMSATFPKFLLKHFQDLLDIEKPIIAEELMDRKSNTWRYIEKNLEDIRDEIEEYLQQGKKVALVVNDIETAKREYDYWHEKNESLRVLCLHSEFTMEDRMKKEALLLEGSKDYQLVIATQVLEVSLDVSFEIMFSECAPIDSLVQRAGRCNRHLEFENSEFIVFDPSEISIKYVYKDSRAILEKTQTILKLKQKKLAEREIIDMIEEVYDGFDIYDENYEEGLQLYQNIADELFIFDLPIDEKLATRRFDIIKVAIIPTIFKEKVEELYAEKEYAKIPLYEVPVTYSKYRRWIAATRVEDEQCPLPFCEVEYSAERGIKYDDSPSII from the coding sequence ATGTATTACGCTAAGCCTATAAATGGTGAAAAAGGTTCATACTACTATCATGTTAGCAAAGTCTATGAAACCTTTGAAAATGAGTTAAAAGAAACACTAAAATATTTAACTCCATTGCTTAACCGTTGTGGAGAGACGCCGGAGCAATATGAGCAAAAAATGAAAATTGCAATTCTAATGCATGATTTTGGAAAGTTAAATTGCAACTTTCAAGAAGTTATGCGAACTATTATCCGGGGAGAAAAAGTAAATAAAAAGTATCACTTTCGACATGAATTACTTTCGTTTTACTATATGCTGCCTTTTGCAGGTGAGTGGAAAAAGCAAAAAGCGGATTTTGGGTATCCGCTTTTTGCGGTAATATCGCATCACAAACAAATAGATCAAAGATTTGATAGTTTTGAACGAGAATTTAACAAAAAGAACTGGCCATTACTTAGCAATGAGGAAATCGAATATGGTTGTAAACTATTAGATGAATACCATGGTATAAGGCCACAAATACCTTTGAATACAGAAAGTTTTCCACTAACGATAAAATTAATTTTAGAGAACATATTTAGTTTACTGAGTATGGAGGAAAGAGGAGCATTTAAAACCATCAGTCGTTATGACCTACGTTTACTTTACGCTATTGCTAAAGGCCAACTCCAATATTGTGACTGGATGGCATCCTCGGAAGAAGAGATCCGAAAGTATACACTTACTCAAGATGAGCTAATTCAAAGATTAAAGAAAAAATTAGAAGAAGAAGGCAGAACTTACGTAGAAAGACCGTTTCATAAAAAGTGTGCTCAAGCCCAGGGCGATGTAATAGCAATAGCACCTACAGGTTCAGGAAAGACTGAAGCATCTCTTTTGTGGGCTGCGCAATTTGACAGCAAGAAGATAATTTTTTGTATGCCTACTAAAGTAACTTCCAATAGTATTTATGAACGTATGAAAAAATATTATTTTAATCCCAAGGTTTGTGGCTTGAGTCATTCTGGCGCAAACACCTATTTTGCACTACAAGAAAATGATGCTTTACCATCGTTTACGCTTCTACACGGAAAAGCCCTCATACCCTCTGTGATGGTATCTACCGTCGATCAAATTTTAACAAGCGGTTTTAACTCTACATTATGGGGTTTAAAAGAATATGCTCTAATAAACAGTACAGTAATTTTCGATGAAATCCAGTCATACGACACCTTTACATTAGCGCTTATTACTCAAACTATTAAAAAAATAAAGACATTAGGCGGTAGGGTTATGTTAATGAGCGCTACATTTCCAAAGTTTTTGTTAAAACATTTTCAAGATTTATTAGATATAGAAAAACCCATTATAGCAGAAGAATTAATGGATAGAAAATCGAACACTTGGAGATATATTGAAAAGAATTTAGAAGATATTAGAGATGAAATAGAAGAATACTTACAGCAAGGTAAAAAAGTTGCATTAGTAGTAAATGATATAGAAACTGCAAAAAGAGAATATGATTACTGGCATGAAAAAAATGAGTCGCTTCGTGTCTTGTGTCTACATTCCGAATTTACGATGGAAGATAGAATGAAAAAAGAAGCTTTGTTATTAGAAGGAAGCAAGGATTATCAATTAGTTATTGCTACACAAGTCTTAGAAGTATCTTTAGATGTAAGCTTTGAAATTATGTTCTCGGAATGTGCTCCTATTGACAGTTTGGTACAAAGAGCAGGACGCTGCAACCGTCACTTAGAATTTGAAAATTCGGAGTTTATTGTCTTTGATCCGTCGGAGATAAGTATAAAATATGTTTATAAAGACTCAAGAGCAATTTTAGAAAAAACTCAAACGATACTGAAATTAAAGCAAAAGAAATTAGCCGAGCGAGAAATTATAGACATGATTGAAGAAGTTTATGATGGGTTTGATATTTATGATGAAAATTATGAAGAAGGTTTGCAACTATATCAAAATATCGCAGATGAACTGTTTATATTTGATTTACCGATAGACGAAAAGCTTGCTACAAGACGATTTGATATCATAAAAGTAGCTATTATACCTACAATATTTAAGGAAAAAGTTGAAGAACTATATGCAGAAAAGGAGTATGCAAAAATACCCTTGTATGAAGTGCCCGTAACTTACAGCAAATATCGAAGGTGGATAGCAGCGACGAGAGTTGAAGATGAACAGTGTCCATTGCCTTTTTGTGAAGTGGAATATAGTGCGGAACGAGGAATTAAGTATGATGACAGTCCTTCTATCATATAA
- the cas5 gene encoding CRISPR-associated protein Cas5 — MKGISIEVEAITASFREAAGQLYHETLPLPPPSTLAGFAGAAMGKSFEETLSFFKRYHIGVGCQGNYQGKGRDLWNYEKIKSGGKSGTDIVIREFLYEFRGKLYYMCEDKEIAKELYNAFTAPYYGLTLGTSDDIAKLSKVTWHDDLKIGKSSEIDNTWIYGDQLSNLELDWEKISKTPIAKTIKPAIVKLLPVDYTFETDGARQACSYQTFTFLGDNQKPTNPVSVYFFDDTVVSLCYIFNEKGNE; from the coding sequence TTGAAAGGTATAAGCATAGAAGTTGAAGCAATTACTGCTTCATTTCGAGAAGCGGCAGGACAGTTGTATCATGAGACACTCCCTTTACCCCCTCCTAGCACCCTTGCGGGATTTGCAGGAGCAGCAATGGGCAAGAGTTTTGAAGAAACTCTCAGCTTTTTCAAAAGGTATCATATTGGGGTCGGATGCCAAGGGAATTATCAAGGCAAAGGCCGCGACCTCTGGAATTATGAGAAGATAAAAAGTGGCGGCAAATCAGGCACAGATATAGTTATCAGAGAGTTTTTATATGAATTTCGTGGCAAATTGTATTATATGTGCGAGGACAAGGAAATAGCAAAGGAGCTATATAATGCTTTTACAGCACCTTATTACGGACTAACCTTAGGCACAAGCGATGATATTGCAAAATTAAGCAAGGTAACATGGCACGATGATTTAAAAATAGGTAAAAGCTCAGAAATAGATAATACCTGGATTTATGGCGATCAATTGTCTAATCTTGAATTAGACTGGGAAAAAATAAGTAAGACTCCTATTGCAAAAACTATAAAGCCAGCAATAGTTAAATTACTACCTGTAGATTATACATTTGAAACTGATGGTGCTCGACAAGCTTGTTCATACCAAACTTTTACCTTTTTGGGAGACAATCAAAAGCCTACTAATCCGGTTTCTGTGTATTTTTTTGATGATACAGTAGTTTCTTTGTGCTATATATTTAATGAAAAAGGAAATGAATAA
- the cas7i gene encoding type I-B CRISPR-associated protein Cas7/Cst2/DevR: MEKIKALTITYLTKASYASLNGSDKEADNISSIKKIRKNDGKDYPYCSSQAIRRALREQLAVMGFELSEGKAGEKEKGAATTLCDPKNYIDDDLFGFMDAKKETVKRTSPVRVSPAIALNPYLGDMDFGTNYMSVSAGGNPNIFETEIHSGFYCGTILIELDRVGEASKGDLYELSLSPEEKTKRVLALCDAIQNLWTVGRQSRFLTDMSPKMVCAAIMPVKNPIFLESVKLKGENDFDAELIKNTAEDFSSQILAHTFGERKGFFDLDHDGFVPIGEAFKEIRNWISEVY; the protein is encoded by the coding sequence ATGGAGAAAATTAAGGCATTGACAATTACTTATTTGACAAAGGCAAGCTATGCTTCATTAAATGGTTCTGACAAAGAAGCAGATAACATTTCCAGCATAAAAAAGATACGTAAAAATGATGGGAAAGATTATCCATACTGTTCTTCACAAGCTATTCGGAGAGCGCTTAGAGAGCAACTTGCGGTGATGGGCTTTGAACTTTCTGAAGGAAAAGCCGGAGAGAAAGAGAAAGGTGCTGCTACTACGTTGTGTGATCCCAAAAACTATATCGATGATGATTTATTTGGGTTTATGGATGCGAAAAAAGAAACTGTAAAAAGAACAAGCCCGGTTCGCGTATCGCCGGCAATTGCTCTTAATCCATATCTAGGAGACATGGATTTTGGTACGAATTATATGTCTGTTTCTGCTGGGGGCAATCCCAACATATTTGAAACGGAAATCCATTCCGGATTTTATTGCGGGACTATTCTAATCGAGCTTGATAGGGTTGGAGAAGCTTCAAAGGGTGACCTTTACGAACTTAGCTTAAGTCCGGAAGAAAAAACTAAGAGAGTCCTTGCACTTTGCGATGCAATACAAAACCTTTGGACCGTAGGAAGGCAGAGCAGATTTTTAACTGATATGTCGCCTAAGATGGTTTGCGCAGCTATTATGCCGGTTAAAAATCCTATTTTTCTTGAGAGCGTAAAACTAAAAGGAGAAAACGATTTTGATGCTGAGCTAATCAAAAATACAGCAGAAGATTTTTCATCACAGATTTTGGCTCATACATTTGGAGAAAGAAAAGGTTTCTTTGATTTAGATCATGACGGGTTTGTGCCAATCGGAGAAGCCTTTAAAGAAATCAGAAACTGGATTAGCGAAGTTTATTAA
- the cas6 gene encoding CRISPR-associated endoribonuclease Cas6 has protein sequence MQLCLLLRNRQNDNQTTLPLQYNHLIQGMIYNNIDDELADFLHNRGFTYNERTFKMFNFSNLFGKFSIDKKNKSITFFSDMKLYFSSPMDEFCQSFGNSILKKGEIVLGKNKLQVKEIQFIPTNTKSTSILVQTLSPIVAYSTFIKPDGGKYTCYFTPKEPMFQELVKENLRKKWQAFYNRPAPERFEIFPVGNHKQNVVIYKNTVIKGSSGLFRLRGDSELLSFALSAGLGSKGSQGFSCIQIINEGR, from the coding sequence TTGCAATTATGTCTATTGTTAAGAAATAGACAAAATGACAATCAAACTACTTTACCGTTGCAGTATAATCACTTAATTCAAGGAATGATATACAATAATATAGATGATGAACTCGCAGATTTTCTGCACAATAGGGGATTCACCTATAATGAACGCACGTTTAAAATGTTTAATTTTTCTAATTTATTTGGTAAATTCTCAATAGATAAAAAGAACAAATCAATCACCTTTTTTTCTGATATGAAACTGTATTTTTCATCTCCGATGGATGAGTTTTGCCAGTCATTTGGGAATTCCATTTTAAAGAAAGGTGAAATTGTTTTAGGAAAAAACAAACTACAGGTTAAAGAAATACAGTTTATTCCGACAAATACCAAAAGTACATCTATCTTAGTACAAACTCTATCTCCGATAGTAGCCTATAGTACTTTTATAAAACCAGATGGAGGAAAATATACATGTTATTTTACGCCAAAGGAACCAATGTTTCAGGAATTAGTCAAAGAAAATCTAAGAAAAAAATGGCAGGCCTTTTATAATAGGCCGGCACCTGAAAGATTCGAAATTTTCCCAGTTGGCAATCATAAGCAAAATGTAGTTATTTATAAAAATACAGTTATAAAAGGTTCTAGCGGGTTATTTCGCCTGCGAGGCGATAGTGAACTTCTGTCCTTTGCACTAAGTGCTGGGCTTGGAAGCAAAGGCTCTCAAGGTTTTTCGTGCATACAAATAATAAATGAAGGGAGGTAA
- a CDS encoding Fur family transcriptional regulator, whose amino-acid sequence MDTEEILKKQKLKVTPQRKAIIQVLQNSSSVLSAQEIFAAVIDVMPNVNLSTVYRNIDVLLKKGVLCRITSEDDKILYELRREKGHHHHIICKKCGASIPIDYCPMEDIEKELDKKGFTPTEHRFEIYGYCEKCSKKLKK is encoded by the coding sequence ATGGATACTGAAGAGATACTGAAAAAGCAAAAATTAAAAGTAACACCGCAGCGTAAGGCTATAATACAAGTGCTTCAGAATTCCAGTTCAGTTTTAAGCGCTCAGGAGATATTTGCAGCAGTCATAGATGTAATGCCGAATGTTAATCTTTCGACAGTATATCGAAATATTGATGTGCTGCTCAAAAAAGGTGTTTTGTGTCGAATTACTTCTGAAGACGATAAAATTCTTTATGAACTTAGACGAGAGAAAGGCCACCATCACCATATTATTTGCAAAAAGTGCGGTGCGTCAATACCTATTGATTACTGCCCGATGGAAGATATAGAAAAAGAGCTTGACAAAAAAGGATTTACGCCCACGGAACATCGATTTGAAATCTATGGCTATTGTGAAAAGTGCAGCAAAAAATTAAAAAAATGA
- a CDS encoding metal ABC transporter permease: MDMLSFDFMQRAFAAGIIIALLASIMGVFIVLRRMSMIGDSLSHAALAGVAGAMLIGINTSYGALAFSCIAAFLIEAIRSSFNKYAEVALAVVLSGGMGLAAVLISLGKSFNTDLMSYLFGSLVAVSSQDLIIISILGSFLMFSMVLLYKELFAVTFDEETAKLAGIPVKAVNICFMLMTAVVVTLSIRIVGALLISALIVIPAAVSVQLAGSFKSTFFISAVVAVFSVISGLYISFLFDLAPGGTIVLIAAAILMIVLLVKKLKGALN; encoded by the coding sequence ATGGATATGTTAAGTTTCGATTTTATGCAGAGAGCTTTTGCGGCAGGAATCATAATAGCGCTTTTAGCGTCGATTATGGGCGTTTTTATAGTATTAAGACGAATGTCCATGATAGGCGACAGCCTGTCCCATGCGGCTTTAGCCGGAGTTGCAGGGGCTATGCTTATAGGCATTAATACATCTTATGGAGCCCTGGCGTTTTCATGCATTGCGGCTTTTTTAATTGAGGCAATAAGGTCATCGTTTAATAAATATGCTGAGGTAGCTCTGGCAGTGGTGCTTTCCGGAGGGATGGGGCTTGCGGCGGTGCTTATAAGCCTTGGAAAATCATTTAATACAGATCTTATGTCTTATTTATTCGGTAGTCTGGTAGCCGTTTCTTCGCAGGATCTGATAATTATTTCAATATTAGGTTCCTTCTTAATGTTTTCTATGGTATTATTATATAAAGAGCTTTTTGCTGTAACTTTTGATGAGGAGACGGCAAAACTTGCCGGAATTCCGGTAAAAGCTGTAAATATTTGTTTTATGCTTATGACAGCGGTGGTCGTGACGCTCTCGATCAGAATAGTGGGAGCTTTACTGATATCCGCTCTTATTGTTATACCTGCTGCTGTCAGCGTGCAGCTTGCCGGAAGTTTCAAATCGACGTTTTTTATATCTGCAGTAGTTGCAGTTTTTTCTGTGATAAGCGGCCTTTATATTTCTTTTTTATTTGATTTGGCTCCGGGCGGAACCATCGTTTTAATTGCTGCGGCTATTTTGATGATTGTTCTTTTGGTTAAAAAATTAAAAGGAGCCTTAAACTAA
- a CDS encoding metal ABC transporter ATP-binding protein, whose protein sequence is MKGSNASCIDSCGELKAKAGDEMERKLEIDKSADVIRLEGVSFSYNGTPVLRNINLLVEKGEFLAILGPNGSAKSTLLKIMLGLLVPKAGEAKIFGRKIKNFKEWNKIGYISQHASNTNISFPATVMEIVSSGYYPGFGKIFNKSKIKEAAEDALKEVGISHLATKLLGHLSGGQRQKVFLARALVKKPEALFLDEPTTGIDAASQREFYELLDKFHKEGGTVVMVTHEVDAALRIADKVGYMEDGEISVYENNDSLSKILAYRLLGKSARRGI, encoded by the coding sequence ATGAAGGGCAGTAATGCTTCATGCATCGATTCTTGCGGCGAATTAAAAGCAAAAGCCGGTGACGAAATGGAAAGAAAGTTAGAGATAGATAAATCTGCCGATGTAATAAGGCTTGAAGGTGTTTCCTTTTCCTATAATGGCACACCGGTTTTGCGTAATATAAATTTATTAGTTGAAAAAGGTGAATTTCTTGCAATTCTCGGCCCCAATGGCTCGGCAAAGTCAACGCTGCTCAAAATCATGCTGGGCCTGCTTGTGCCTAAGGCCGGTGAAGCTAAGATATTCGGCCGAAAAATCAAAAATTTTAAAGAGTGGAATAAGATAGGTTATATATCCCAGCATGCATCAAATACCAATATTTCTTTTCCGGCAACGGTGATGGAAATCGTATCTTCCGGCTATTATCCGGGATTTGGAAAAATATTTAACAAAAGCAAGATAAAAGAAGCAGCCGAAGATGCTTTAAAAGAAGTGGGGATAAGCCATCTTGCAACTAAACTTTTAGGACATCTTTCGGGAGGACAAAGACAAAAGGTATTTCTTGCAAGAGCGCTTGTGAAAAAACCTGAAGCGCTTTTCTTAGATGAGCCTACTACCGGTATTGATGCAGCATCACAGCGGGAGTTTTATGAGCTCCTAGACAAATTTCATAAAGAAGGCGGAACTGTAGTAATGGTAACCCACGAAGTTGACGCAGCGCTGAGGATTGCGGATAAAGTAGGCTACATGGAGGATGGCGAAATATCAGTATATGAAAATAATGACAGTCTTTCAAAAATTTTGGCCTATAGATTGCTTGGCAAAAGTGCAAGGAGAGGTATTTAA